The Deltaproteobacteria bacterium genome contains the following window.
GAAAGAGGTCGCGGGCCGTATCGAGCGTCGGCGGCTCACCGGGACGCATCCGCTTGTAGATTTCGATCATCGCCTCCTGGGGGGTGGAAATCTTGTCATGGGCGAGGGTATCCCTGAGAGCCGAACTGGCATGAACGTTGTCCATGAAGAGGAGTTCAAACTCCCGGACGTTCTTCTCCAGCAACAAACCGACCGTCTCCTCCGTCAGCTCCGTATTCCCCTCCACAAGGACTTCGCCGGTCCCGGGGTCGACGATATCACCCAGTACGACACGGCCGACCAGTTCTTCCGGAGTCACCTTGATCTCTTTGAGTCCCGATTCCGTAATCCGCTTCAGGGCGATCTTCGTAAACTTGTGTCCTTCCTTGACCAGGATCTTCCGGGTCCCCGGAGCATAGATATTGGAGGTCGAGGTCGTCCCCTTCAGGGTATCCGGGTTGACCTCTTTTACCAAAACCCGTTTCTCACCCACATGAAATTTCTCCACATGGTAATAGATCCGCAGCAACTCCTCGGTACTGTATTCCAACGCCCGGAGGAGAATGGTAGCCGGCAGTTTCCGTCTCCGGTCGATCCGGACATAGAGGAGATCTTTGGCATCGAATTCAAAATCGAGCCATGAGCCTCGATAGGGAATAATCCGGGCTGTATAGAGATACTTGTCCGGGGAGGCCGCCTTCCCTTTGTCGTGACTGAAAAAAGCCCCCGGCGATCGGTGCAACTGGGTCACGATCACCCGTTCCGTCCCGTTAATGATAAAGGTCCCGTTGGGTGTCATCAGGGGGATCTCCCCCATGTAGACCTCCTGTTCCTTGATGTCCCGGACCGACTTGCTCCCCTCCCCCTCTTCCGGCAGGTCGTAAACAATCAGCCGGACGCGAACCCGCAGAGGGGCCGCATAATTCGTTCCCCGCTGAAGACACTCCAGGATGTCGTATTTGGGCTCCCCCAGAGAGTAATCGACGAATTCCAGAGAGAGGGTCTCGTTGAAATCGGAGATGGGAAAGACACTCTCAAAGGCCGCCTGAAGACCGGTAGCCTCCCGTTTGTCCGAAGAGAGATGATCCTGCAAAAAAAGACTGTAGGAACGTTTCTGGACCTCAATCAAATCCGGAACATCCATGGCCGCCGGAATCTTGGAAAAATTCCTTCGGACCCGGAGACTCGGTTTGCTAATCTTTGGCATGGGGGACTCCTAATCAATGAAAGTTACATTCTATCTTTTCAACGTCCCTGTTGAATCGCTGCGCAATCTTTCCTGGAAGTATCGGACGATGGATTAATCGCTGTATCCTCTATTGCGGGAAGCCTGTTGTTCCGTTGACAAACACCGAACATCTCAGACCTGTAGATCGTTTGAAAGGATGTGAAGTTACAAAACCGGCGAAGCGGCCGGAGCCGCCCCGCCGATCGGAAGTCGTTACTTGATTTCCACGGTTGCACCGGTCGCTTCGAGTTTTTCCTTCAACTCGTCCGCCTCTTCCTTGGTGACACCTTCCTTGACCGCCTTGGGTGCCCCTTCGACCAGCTCTTTGGCCTCTTTCAGGCCCAGCCCGGTAATGGCGCGCACTTCCTTGATAACCTGGATCTTCTTCTCGCCGAAGCTCGCCAGGATGACATCAAAAGCCGTTTTCTCTTCCGCGGCCTCCGCTCCGGGGACGGCCCCAACCGCAGCCACGGCCACCGGCGCCGCTGCGGAGACACCGAACTTCTCTTCGATCTCCTTGACCAGGTCGGAGATCTCCAGCATCGTTGCACTTTCAATAAAGCTCATCACATCTTCTTTGGTTACCGCCATGATCATATCCTCCAAAATTGTTTCCGGCCGGACAGCCGACATCATCTTTGATTTTTTTTTACTTGTTACTTGATGGTCTCGTAAAAAGTCACGAAGCCCTTCGACAGGCTCAGGGCGAACGGTGTAAGTTATTGATATTCCGTTCGTGTGGTTCGGCAAGCTCACCATGCTCGGAAGCCTGTCGAACCATGAACGGAATCCGGAACCGGAAAACGACTTTTTACGACTTCATCTTACTTGCAAGACAGCCTTTTTGCCGGGCCGTTGTATGTTATGCTGCTTTTTGATCTTTTACAGCATTCAACACACCCGCCAGATCCCTGATCGGTGCAGCGAGCACCGTGGCAAAACCGGTCACCGGGGCCTGCAGAACCCGCAGGAACATGCCGAGCAGCTCGTCCCGTGACGGGAGCAGAGCAATCCGCTTAATTTCATCCCGGCTCAGAAGGTTCCCATCCATGGTTCCCGCCAGGATCTCCAGCTTCTTGAAATCCTTGAGTGCATTGTTTAAAATCTTCGCAGGCGCCACGACATCATCGTAGCTCAAGGCAATGGCGGTCGGTCCCGAGAAATGATCCCGGAGGGACTCCAGAGAGGTCCCTTCGGATGCAATCCTGGCCAGATTGTTCTTAATGACCCGATACTCCACCGAGACGTCCCGAAGCCTTCTGCGAAGATCGGTCATCTCGGCAACCGTCATTCCACGATAGCCCGTCAAAATACCGATCCTGGCTTTTGAAAACTTTTCCCGAACCCGGGTTACGACTTCTTCTTTTTCCGTTCGATTCAACGATTCTTCCTCCTTTCCTCTTAATCTGTTCACAGACCGATCTTAATGATGCGATCTATATGCCTGTGCATCAGTCAGAGGACAGAACCGGATTCCGCGCATTACAGCGAAGCTGCTTCTGTCTGCCTCGGCAGGCCGGATGAATCCCATTAAGAAACCTCTTCGGATCTCACCTGCTGTCTCTGACAGTATTTTTTTTTGGAGGCACGGCACTTGTGCCGTGCCTCCAAAAAAAATCAACTGAAGGAATTTGCAATTTCTATCGTATCAATCTTAATCCCGGGTCCCATGGTCGTGGAAATGACCACACCCTTCATGTACTGCCCCTTGGCACTCGACGGTTTCAGTTTGTAGAGGATTTCAAAAAGAGCCCCTGCATTTTCATAGAGTTTTTGCGCATCAAAGGAGACCTTCCCGATGGCGGCATGAATAATCCCGGCTTTTTCGGTGCGAAACTCAATCTTCCCCGCCTTGATCTCCTGGATCGTGCGTGCAAGGTCGAAGGTCACCGTCCCTAATTTCGGATTCGGCATCAACCCGCGGGGACCGAGAATTCTGCCGAGGGGACCGACAACACCCATCATGTCCGGGGTGGCAATAATACGATCAAATTCGAGCCACCCTTCCTTAATCCTGGCCGCCAGATCTTCCGCACCCACGTAATCCGCCCCCGCATCGCCGGCTTCCTTTTCCTTTTCTCCCTTGGCGAAGACAAGAACCCGCGTCGTCTTCCCCGTCCCGTGCGGCAATGCAACCGCCCCCCGGACCATCTGATCGGAATGTTTCGGATTGACGCCCAACCGGACGGCAACATCAACACTCTCGTCGAAGGCAGCCCGTTTCGTCTCCCGAACAAGTTCCAAGGCCTCTTTTAAAGGATAAGCCTTCCCCTGCTCCACCTTTTCCCGGACCGCATCCATTTTTTTCCCTTGTTTGCTCATCTCTATATACTCCTATCCTACCTCGATGCCCATGTTTCGGGCGGTTCCTTCAATGATCCGCATCGCCCCTTCAATATCGTTGGCGTTCAGGTCGGGCATTTTCAACTCGGCAATCTTCCGGATCTCGTCACGACTCACCTTCGCCACCTTCTTGATATGGGGTTCTCCCGACCCCTTGTCGACCCCGGCCTTCAACAGGACCGCCGCCGGAGGCGTTTTGGTAATGAACGAAAAAGTCCGGTCGGCATAGACGGAGATTTCAACGGGAATAATCATCCCCGGCTGATCCTGCGTCTTGGCATTAAAAGCCTTGCAGAACTCCATGATGTTGACCCCATGTTGGCCCAGGGCAGGGCCGACAGGCGGGGAGGGATTGGCCGCTCCGGCCGGGACCTGTAGCTTGATCTTTCCAATCACTTCCTTTGCCATTGCCTTATTTCTCCTTCTCTACCTGCAGAAATTCCAGCTCCACAGGCGTGGCACGACCGAAGATGCTGACCATCACCCGCAGCCTTCCCTGATCGGGGTGGACCTCCTCCACCGTTCCGTTGAAATTCACAAAAGGACCATCGACAATCCGCACCGTCTCCCCTTCCTCGAAAGAACTCTTTGAGGCGGTCCGGACCGTTCCGGTATCCATCTGATGCAGGACCTCCTGCATCTCTCCCTCGTTCAAGGGGGTTGGATGCTTGGTCCCCCCGAGAAAACCGGTCACCTTGGGCGTCCCGTTGATCAGGTGCCAGGTCTCATCGGTTACCGTCATCTTAACCAGAATATAACCGGGGAAAAATTTCCTCGATGACTTGCGCCGTTTGCCGTCCCGGAGTTCCGTCACCTCTTCCGTGGGAATGATTACCTCGGAGATCTTCTCTTCCCATCCCAGGGACTCCACCTTCTTGAGGATATGCTCCTTGACCTTCCCTTCAAATCCCGAATAGGTATGTACGACATACCACTGATTCTCCATGAACACTCCAATATATGACGGCTTCGTAAAAGTCCATCCCTGCCGTTGAATACCCGGTCTTTCCCAGTCCCTCAACCTGCGGTGCACCCACTAACCGAGAACGAAATGGATCATTTTAGATAAAAAGAAATCGATCACACCAAAATAGATCGCAATCGCAATGACCGTCAGGATGACCACCACCGTCGATCCCTTCGTCTGGCTCATCGTCGGCCAGGTCACCTTCTTCATCTCGATCTTGACATCATCCAGAAATGTTCGAATATTTCCAAACACGGATCACCCTCTATAGGAAAAACAGGGAGAGCCCTCATGACTCTCACATCGGTTACTGGCAGGCCAGGAGGGATTCGAACCCCCAACACCCGGATTTGGAGTCCGGTGCTCTACCGTTAGAGCTACTGG
Protein-coding sequences here:
- the rplL gene encoding 50S ribosomal protein L7/L12, with the translated sequence MAVTKEDVMSFIESATMLEISDLVKEIEEKFGVSAAAPVAVAAVGAVPGAEAAEEKTAFDVILASFGEKKIQVIKEVRAITGLGLKEAKELVEGAPKAVKEGVTKEEADELKEKLEATGATVEIK
- the nusG gene encoding transcription termination/antitermination factor NusG; the encoded protein is MENQWYVVHTYSGFEGKVKEHILKKVESLGWEEKISEVIIPTEEVTELRDGKRRKSSRKFFPGYILVKMTVTDETWHLINGTPKVTGFLGGTKHPTPLNEGEMQEVLHQMDTGTVRTASKSSFEEGETVRIVDGPFVNFNGTVEEVHPDQGRLRVMVSIFGRATPVELEFLQVEKEK
- the rplJ gene encoding 50S ribosomal protein L10, with amino-acid sequence MNRTEKEEVVTRVREKFSKARIGILTGYRGMTVAEMTDLRRRLRDVSVEYRVIKNNLARIASEGTSLESLRDHFSGPTAIALSYDDVVAPAKILNNALKDFKKLEILAGTMDGNLLSRDEIKRIALLPSRDELLGMFLRVLQAPVTGFATVLAAPIRDLAGVLNAVKDQKAA
- the secE gene encoding preprotein translocase subunit SecE produces the protein MFGNIRTFLDDVKIEMKKVTWPTMSQTKGSTVVVILTVIAIAIYFGVIDFFLSKMIHFVLG
- a CDS encoding 50S ribosomal protein L1 translates to MSKQGKKMDAVREKVEQGKAYPLKEALELVRETKRAAFDESVDVAVRLGVNPKHSDQMVRGAVALPHGTGKTTRVLVFAKGEKEKEAGDAGADYVGAEDLAARIKEGWLEFDRIIATPDMMGVVGPLGRILGPRGLMPNPKLGTVTFDLARTIQEIKAGKIEFRTEKAGIIHAAIGKVSFDAQKLYENAGALFEILYKLKPSSAKGQYMKGVVISTTMGPGIKIDTIEIANSFS
- the rplK gene encoding 50S ribosomal protein L11, which produces MAKEVIGKIKLQVPAGAANPSPPVGPALGQHGVNIMEFCKAFNAKTQDQPGMIIPVEISVYADRTFSFITKTPPAAVLLKAGVDKGSGEPHIKKVAKVSRDEIRKIAELKMPDLNANDIEGAMRIIEGTARNMGIEVG